GAACTTTTAAAAGCTTACAAGTTACAAGTATTAATGACATAccagagaaaattttcaagggTAATTAATGGTTGTCTTCGATGTTCTACCAATCAATTACATTATTAAGCCTTATTCACAATTCAGAATGCCATTTAAGGCTGACAAGCAAAGTCAAGCCGGCCTTGTTCAAGCATATTCATGAAGACGAAAACTTGTTTATGAACTATTCATGAACACGCCATGAACGTGTCAAGCCCGCTTGGCCATACCCAaaagttatttttcaaaagaaagtttTATATTTAGAACTGGAGGTGATCGTCCAAATTTTGGtagtataaagtataaacttagatcatgtaaaagaaaatgtgcATAATAGATGcgtaaaacatataaaatatacatGAACTACATTTATGTAGCAAATAGCCCACATTTTTATGACAAGGTGAGCTGAGCAAGATCAATGCTTGCCTCATCTCGTAAGCCTAATCCCATTAAATGTCATTGGATGTTCGATCAGCAGCGGCATTGCAGAAGGGCAACAACGGACAAGACAACAGTATCGCTGCTTTGTCAAAGTCTAAATTAAGCCTACTGCTCATCCCACTCACATTCCACTAGAAATAGCCTCTAAGAGAGCACATGCATCTAGACACTTTCTCATCCATCCTTATACTTTCCGGTTCCCAACACGCTTCCAAGGCAAAGGACATATGCCTTATCTACTGAAAACAACACTTTTCACTTAAGATCTCCTTTCTATTATACATCTAAACAATGTGCACAGAAGTGCTATCATGAGCTGAGTTGATTTCTGATAGCAACAGCTGCAGCTCTATACCATGCAGCAGCAGCCATAGCACCTGGATCTGGAACGCTTGCAAGGATGTCTCTGGAGACATATGCTGATCGGCCAGCCTGCAGTGTCTTAAACTATTAATCAACGAAAAAagcagcaacatattctaatcCTCATACAAAAGATTGATACCAAATATAaccaaataaaattacaaaggaaaataaatatgaatCAAGTGAATTACTCTCAGTACTTGTCTAGACTCTAGACCAACACCGAGACTCGCATAAAGTCAAAGAAGCATGCAAATTTCCCAGACAAGATACTATTTTCCGTTTAGTTTCACTTTTCAGTCATTTCATCTTTTAGCTGCAAAGACGTGTACATGTGTGCACACATTTACACATGTTTACACTTTGTATGCCCACAAGCATGCTTTTTGTGCATCTACATATACACAAGCAATTATTTGCAAAATACATCTTACCATGCTGTCCAGAACATGTTTGATTCAATTCAGATGACAATGTCATCAGATATATGCTACAAATTACCTTTGAATAGAAATGTATTAAAGGAAGAGACCTAGAAAGAGAGGTATAGATTCAATAGGAAAAGTACACATGGCGGTGTTGGTGAAGCATCAAGAAAATGACATGACTGACAACTGGTTTCAATACACGTCAGAAAATTTGCAGAAAGAAATATGACCACTGGTACCTTTGCTTGCATATGTTTGGTGGACTCAGCACCAACCTTAGCTGCCTCGGATGAAACAAGAAAAGCTGTTGAAGGCTCATCCCCGACACTTAAACTCTGGAGAATGAAGTAAATATCAATGTGCACATATTTGGTAAAATTTGGACCAAGACTATGTTTACCTCACGTAGAACTGCAGATGCTGGAATTAAAGCATCCAAAAGCGTCCTATAACCTGCTTTAGCACCTCCATATTTGCTCACCGCATCAATAGATGCTTCAAGAGCATCAGCCCCTGCATTAAAAGGACATTTTAATGTTGACAAATTTTTTGACAACACAGTATAACATTTGAATACAAGTTACATTGCTTAGATGTGGCGGAGGTGCTCCCTTTTAACTTTGCATATGCTGCCCTGCAGAATATATCATATCtgaaaaaaaacagaatgtCAAAAAAAGTAAGTTTactaaataatagaaaaattcacaaaaagaaGCTTGGTGGATTTCTGTAATTTTTCCCAAATAATATCATAGAAAAATGCCAGAGTAGCTTGGTGACTAGAACATGAAAGAAGAGCCTACTTGCTTACATAATCCCACTGGTTCCTCCCATAACTCTTCTGACAGAAGCTCCGATTTGGTTGACTGTTTCTGCAGCATCATTCAATGGGTAGCTGCAATATAGCATGAGTGCTTGAGAAGAGGCAGAAAAGAAAACTCCGAACAAAGCACATCTTCTCACATACAAATTTAAGTAAAGAAATTCATGTGTTCAGCAAACATCAATTTGGAGATGGATATCCATCATAAAGAGAATGAAGtacaagaaaaaacacttacTGATTTTTCATGTCCTCCAGAATAGCTGCTGCACCTCTACTCATCTATAGAAAAGAAATCCACTGCCCAGTGAACAACATGGtcataaatatgaaaacaataCATGCTTCAAAAACTCACGGTTGTTCCACAGTCTCCATCACCAACTTTGCTATCCCACTCATTCAGAGTGTCCCTGAGACTGATAAGTTCACGTGCAGCTGCTTCTATAGCAGCTTCAAGAAGACAACCATCCTTCCTTAGTTCTTGAGACAGAATAGGTGCCTGTTTCATGGAACACGGAGCTGGATGATATGAACATAGAATGCTTGAAAAAACAGACAGAAACATATCTTCTAAAGTAACAAGGTGCTACTGATGTAGTTcctcatttatttcattcagAATAGCTCCAAAAGCTAATATTTTATGCAACAAGTAATAGATGTACCAGCATTAAGGTCTGGGTAAACATTACTTCAAGTTCATGACATCAGAAGGAAGTTTGAACAAAATTACACCTTGAGTACCTTCTACATATTGATTGTTAGAACTTCATTACTAGAAAGCCCATTTCGCCCACTCACCCATTTCACCCCCAGCAGATTCGTCATTTGGCAGTCCTTGTTAGCCTTCACATACCCCACAAGTGTGACAGAGACagaaatatttgaatattttctgttatttGCTATGCTGACCAAATATTTACAGCTTTCGGGATTGTTCTTTCCATGAACTTTAAGTTTTAAGATCCATCCTGATTATAAGGTGAGTCTGACCAACCAGATAGATCTACTAAGGTGacacaattaattaaaatttgaaaattaacatGGTGATGGATTCTGGCTCTGATTGGATAGATTGGATCACATACCAAACCAGGATCACCAGAAAGGATTTGAGTGTTTGGACCgtaattgttttttttcatataaagaTGAACAGAAGGCCCAGACAAAACCTATCAAATTTCCTTGGACATTAGTGCTGTTTCAAGTAGAGGTCCTTCTATGGAAAATGAGCCATCAACCTGCAATTGGTCTGATTTATTATCTTTATGTGGTGTTTTCCCTTGCTTATGAATCCACCTTTTCGAGTTTATACTTGTATAAtcagctctttttttttttttgtatttcctCCAGTAACAATGGATTGGCTTCTGGTCCACCTCATTCAAACTACAAAGGAAGTTAGATAAGAAGCAGATGGGcattgactgattttttttttcttttttttttctcgatcGGTATTGAATGATAATCTTGTAACCagttgttctctctctctctctctctcacacacacacacacacatacacgtgTGGAAAACATCATAACAGAATTGAACAATCACCTCATCACTTCTTGCATGAGAGTGGAGAATGGGGACAGGAATCTTGGTAGGTGGACGGCTCCCTGCAAGTTTGGGCACCCATGATCAACTCATTGAAAACCTTTTTGTCCATTACATCCAAAACCCTGGCTGAGCCCTGAGAAATTCGAGAAGATACTCTATGCAAAATAGCAACTAAAGTGaacagaaagaagagaagattttGCAGTAAAACCATTCTGCAGATGAGCGTAGAAGATTTACCACCAGCACCAACAGGCCAATATGGAGCGTTAGTtggtgcatccaaaaacttcaGAATGTCTTCATTTACCATCATAACTGAAATCGAgaatcctgaaaaaaaaaaaaaacttaaaatggtGCATGATAGCCAAGTTCTTGCTCAAGAAAGTACCTCATTCGAGAGCCACAGATATCATTCTTGGCAATATCATGGAGAGAATTTTATATAAGATTTTTTAAAGCTCATTTTTGGGCAAATCTTGGAAATAAAAGTTGCGGATGGTAGGAAAATTATGAAACTATGACAATACTCTTTTCCTGACATGCTGAtaaacattcataaaattatttcaaattacaaaagaaacaacaattaaaaaatatacacttaaaatgcataaaaaaaaaagatttttttaagatataaaaacatggaaaacattGTCATATTAAAGTGGTACTTATTTATGCAACATTCTGAAAGAAACAGGACACTTTCCTGATATCATCATTCAGAGTCAATTTGGAGATCAAAATGTGATGTACTCAAAATATCTTTAACAGTGGGGACTATTCTCAATTCTATGTCAACCTGCCATATCAAGAGAGGTCATAAATGACCCTGTGTAGACCCTATCAACAGCCAGCCCATGCTCCAGCTGCAATTGGTGAACAGCCTTTCTTGCTATGATCACGAGCTCCATCATTGGCGTGGCACCTAATCTTCATGTtacaaagcaaaaagaagaaaaaggatacTACTAAAGTAAGTGAACAAATAAAACAGATAAACATCCAAGCAGCTTTGCATGCCAAGTGATACAGTTCTTGCGTCCATGCCACATGGAAATGgataagaaaaaagtgatgaaaaACATTAGTATAGagtaaataaaattaaacaCTAGTCACCtgttagaaaaaaattaaacacaaTTTTTGTAGTGCTCCAACCAATAGATAGTCGCCATCAAGATCGAAGGTGAAGACCAGAAACCCTTTACAAAAGTTTGTATATCATTTAGATTCTCATCTGGCCAACAAGCAATAACTCTTCTTGCATTTAAGCAATCACTAGTGCCTTGCTATTGCTAATCAGCATTTCAACTTAAATATTGTTCATAAATTTTTGGGAAATCTCTCCTACATTATTTGATCTATCAAGCACATAAATAGAGAGAAAGCCAAACTATCCTCACTCCTTTTTATATAAGTTCATCCAATTGTTACATAGAACGCATGGTCCAACAATGCAAATGGTTTAACCACCAACTGTTAAATTGTAACTGGGATAATGACAAAACTTGTCTGACTAAACTATGTTATGTGTGTATACAAGACAATATCCAATAAGGTAATGAATAGTTCAGTTTATCAAGTGATGAAGTCACCCATTAATCATGAGAACAGCTCTGCTCCCTCGTGTAATTGGCAAATAACGTGTCTCCTGTAATGTTACAGgataacaaaagaaattacTGATACgtcaaaaaagagaaatgcaGCAGCAATCAGGAGGTGGGAACAGCTAGAAATTTTTCCACAGTTCCACCAAATAATCTTTCACGACATCCAAAATATGTAACTAGAGTGGTCTCGTTGAAGAGCACCAAATGAGAATAAGACTAAAGGTTTCGAACAAACCATTGACAGAATTTGCCTAAGAACATGAGACACCACCATATCTGCAGGCTGAATGTCAGCAACAGCAGCTCCAGGTTCTCCATGCTGAAAATAAGACAGCAAATAGAATAAGAAATAAGTTACTAGAGGAGAAACTTAAAAACTTGATAGTTTGATTAGGCTCATAAAAGTATAGCAATGCAGAGTGTCCagaattttgcaaaaaaacatCTGGTACATTGAATACGAACTGGAAAGGAGAATGGAAGAAACATGAACATGGCAAGAGAAGACTCACAATTCCAAGACCAATCTCCATTTTCCCAGGACCCAAACGGTCAGACGTGGCCTGACCTGGCAGGGTGCAGACAGATAGAGCTACTCCCATGGTACCCACCATTTCAGATGCACGTTTGGCCTCTGCAGCAACATCAGCAAGAGAAAGACCAGCAGCTGCAGCTGCTCCAGCAATCTGTTGTTGTAAAAAAAGATTGTTTTTCAAGATGTGAATAATGAAAAAGTGGGGGAAGGGCAAGTATGGGCATGTAAATGGAACAACTACTCAACAAATTCAGGTAGATCAAGTTCAATAGTACCAAAATATACTGCATATAGATGATGCTATGAAATGCAATGTACCAGCTGCAAGTTGGTTCCACTTCAAGCAAGATGAACTCATAAATAATTGGCTCTTCACAGAAAGGAAAAACTGAATACTGCTAAATGGATGAACCAAACATAACTTTTAGAGAACCTAgacatttttcttaaattttcatttttttcataggGAATCTCTGAGACACTTTATGGGAACAATTTACCTGATCTGTCAGTGGCTGAGTCAGACCCAGACACATGAAAAATCAAAGGCTGGGCAAGGTAAGGGAACAAGAAGTACAAAGAAAACTAATAGACATCACGTGAACAAACCTGCTCAACAGATAAAAGCTACATAAATATATCCTTCATTCCACAAAGTGCACACAGATACAATGAAATGGGAAAACTGAAAAGGATTCATCACCAGAAGAAAGGGGCATCAAGCCCCATTGAAATCcaataaataaaacaagaatAGAACAAAATAAGTTAGTGCGATTGTTTAGTAGCAAAAAGTTACTTAACCTATTAGGACATCACCACAAACAAAAGAATTCAAGAATGTACCAGCATATCATATCCTTCACATAAACGACGATCAATGTGTCCATTctataaatgaaagaaacacCTTCTGATAGTGAATCTCAAGATTtcgaagaaaagaaagattgagCATCAAAGCTCAAAGAACCAAAAAGAGGTTCAAAAGAACCTATCCATTCAATCAGTCAAAGTGCAAAAggcataaacaaaaaacaaaaaatattattgaataAATGCGtaagaacaagagagagactgtttacaagaagaaaaagcccCCAATTTATAGAGAATGGCAACACTAAGCTGCCTGTATTGacattttttcaaacacattCACCCAAAATCAACCACGATATCTCAAGATAAAGAAGTTACAGATTGCAACACGGATGGTGAATCACTACCACAGTCATAGTTGGCATAGTCATGACTTGGACTTTTAGGTTatttgaaacatatatatatatatatatatatatatatatatatatatatatatatatatctgtattgttctttacattttttttttgcttttaatattttaatcattcttCTTGAGCTGCTGCCAGAGGCTTCAACAGTTAGATTTCTAGCCATTGAACAACTCTCAACAGCTAATTCAAGTCTTTGACTGTTCCCCTATTCAATGTATGCTTCAAGACCTTCTTGGTATTTTCTTGGGAGattattcatttcttttacTGTGCCTTGGCACACATAGTGGATTGTGAGACTTCTTATTCTTTTGAGTGTTATCCATATGATGAGGGTTTTTTATATCTGCAGTTTACAGGGTCAACATGTTAACTCAGGGTGCAAGTAACCAAGATCCTTCAAttggcaatttttttattaacgATTTCATTTTTGAAGATGGGCACGCCTTTATTGTACAGTAAAATCCACACAGGTGTACACATAATCCATCTGGATCAGCAACCCTAAATAACCCATTTGGGCTCAATTTCAGGTCAACTTGGAGCCGAACTAAGACCACATTCTTTTCCAGCACAAACTGATGCAAAGGGAAATGCTATTCATATTCCAAATGGACAGAACGGAAGCAAAACGTGAAGAAACACATGTCAAACAGGTCTATTCATCAACTATTGGACATCTTATCAAATATTGGAATCTCAGTACATGACAAGCACCTTGTGAACAAGGACAGTCCCAGCCAAGCCTCTACGTCCAGCTATTCCTTGTGATGGTTGAAGTGCACAGTCGTCTCCAATAATTACAGTCTAGAGCATTAGAACTCAGTAAGATAATTAAGTATTCCCAAGACCATTTGCTCTAAAACATATGAATGGAAATCCATGCACCTCAATGCTATATCCTTCTGATTTTGCCTGCTCTGCAGCCAAACCAAAATTTAAGCGATCACCTGTATAATTCTGTGACAACCAGTTCTTAATTAGCAACACCATCCCCTTAAAAAAGGTTTGGTGAAAGTGTAAAATATAAATAGATAACAGAACTAAGGACTCAAAACAACAGTCCTAAAGGTTCAAAAGAAGCTATCCTCAAAACAACCCACAATGTGCACCAAGGCACAACATAGAGGCATAAGAAATAAATTGCACAATAAATATGCTTAGCAAAAGCAAACTTACAAGAGGGGATGAGTCCTCAATATACACAACCAACCAAGAGAGGCCTAGTCATTGTGCTAGTCCTAATGGCTACAAATCTATCTGTTCAGACTAGCCAATGGCTGGAACAGTCAACCCTTAATGACTGAAAAGACacttgaaaaacagaaaaataacagCCAAAGAGTATACATTAATATTTAATACATGTATACACCTACACATCAAATATACATAAGTATATCCTCCTGTATATATGTAGTACATACATAAAAAGATACTCTATACCCAAATTAAAGGCCAAATGCCCAAACCAAACTTTTTATTCATCCTCATTTACTATATATAGGTAAAAAAACTTCTTCAACAACAATTGTAAGTTCAACACCAAAGTCATTCCTTGAAAACTTAACTTTATTTCATATTACCGTAACTACTAGAAGACATCCCTTGGGGCCAGTCACTGCTCGAATACCCTGAAAATTGAAGGCATGTCAAAACACATATACCAAAACTCATAAAAGGGTTTTGACATTGAATCAGGAGCAATACAGCTAAAATGGAATCAACAGGAGGAGAAGTGAAAATATCTCCACATATAGCAGCCGATAGCATCCCAGCCCCCACAAATCCAGATTGAGCAGGCTCATGGCCACTTCCACCACCTATATAAAATGAATTGTCGTAGATAGAGCTACCAGCAAGGCATCTATGATATGACGAAGCAAATTATCTTAATAAAAGTGTAACAACCTTGAAATAAATCACAAGAACATAAAATGGGAAACTATAATGAAGGTGCAATCGCTTCAAACATcaaacatatttataaatattaaaGGGAATGGGAAAAGATCACATGCAAGGAAAGGAGGGCATGAAATGGACACCACAACCAACCGACAGACCACTTAAAGCATCAAATGTATCTCTagtaacaaaaagaaatgggGATGACGACAACAGGAACAGGCTGCTGAAAATCAGTCAGAAAATTTCCCTGTTTCGAAGCAAGAGTTCAGAAGACAATGATAGGGTGGCCGAACTAGTAACAGTTTCAAGTCAAAATGTGTCTGTGCATAcacaaatacatgaaaagacaTATAAATAGCCTCTCTAGGACTTTTG
Above is a window of Nymphaea colorata isolate Beijing-Zhang1983 chromosome 8, ASM883128v2, whole genome shotgun sequence DNA encoding:
- the LOC116259259 gene encoding putative 3,4-dihydroxy-2-butanone kinase isoform X2; the protein is MLSAAICGDIFTSPPVDSILAGIRAVTGPKGCLLVVTNYTGDRLNFGLAAEQAKSEGYSIETVIIGDDCALQPSQGIAGRRGLAGTVLVHKIAGAAAAAGLSLADVAAEAKRASEMVGTMGVALSVCTLPGQATSDRLGPGKMEIGLGIHGEPGAAVADIQPADMVVSHVLRQILSMETRYLPITRGSRAVLMINGLGATPMMELVIIARKAVHQLQLEHGLAVDRVYTGSFMTSLDMAGFSISVMMVNEDILKFLDAPTNAPYWPVGAGGSRPPTKIPVPILHSHARSDEAPILSQELRKDGCLLEAAIEAAARELISLRDTLNEWDSKVGDGDCGTTMSRGAAAILEDMKNHYPLNDAAETVNQIGASVRRVMGGTSGIIYDIFCRAAYAKLKGSTSATSKQWADALEASIDAVSKYGGAKAGYRTLLDALIPASAVLRESLSVGDEPSTAFLVSSEAAKVGAESTKHMQAKAGRSAYVSRDILASVPDPGAMAAAAWYRAAAVAIRNQLSS
- the LOC116259259 gene encoding putative 3,4-dihydroxy-2-butanone kinase isoform X1, which translates into the protein MSYQGKKLINDPNDVVTEFIEGLVETYPGLQYLDGFPDIKVVLRADVSGPSYDKVAVISGGGSGHEPAQSGFVGAGMLSAAICGDIFTSPPVDSILAGIRAVTGPKGCLLVVTNYTGDRLNFGLAAEQAKSEGYSIETVIIGDDCALQPSQGIAGRRGLAGTVLVHKIAGAAAAAGLSLADVAAEAKRASEMVGTMGVALSVCTLPGQATSDRLGPGKMEIGLGIHGEPGAAVADIQPADMVVSHVLRQILSMETRYLPITRGSRAVLMINGLGATPMMELVIIARKAVHQLQLEHGLAVDRVYTGSFMTSLDMAGFSISVMMVNEDILKFLDAPTNAPYWPVGAGGSRPPTKIPVPILHSHARSDEAPILSQELRKDGCLLEAAIEAAARELISLRDTLNEWDSKVGDGDCGTTMSRGAAAILEDMKNHYPLNDAAETVNQIGASVRRVMGGTSGIIYDIFCRAAYAKLKGSTSATSKQWADALEASIDAVSKYGGAKAGYRTLLDALIPASAVLRESLSVGDEPSTAFLVSSEAAKVGAESTKHMQAKAGRSAYVSRDILASVPDPGAMAAAAWYRAAAVAIRNQLSS